The Candidatus Nanohalococcus occultus genome contains a region encoding:
- the minD gene encoding cell division ATPase MinD: MTRLVCVASGKGGTGKTTVTSNLGAALTQFGTDTIVLDANLTNPNLGFHLGIPLYPKTLHDVLKGDAHITEAMYIHNSGLRVVPAGLSIDDLIDTSPDNLSDVLLDAVGEPDFVLVDSAAGLGNESISAIEASDEVLIVTNPNLPAVTDALKTVNIAEEAGTDVLGVVLNRKTNHDSELESSEVESMIGHPVIMDVPEHEKVQEALAVKKPVVHHAPDHHVSERFKGVAAEVAGIDYEPDLSKKGFLSKLLGNLR; the protein is encoded by the coding sequence ATGACCAGGCTGGTATGCGTAGCGAGTGGGAAGGGAGGAACAGGGAAAACCACAGTCACATCAAATCTAGGAGCCGCACTAACACAGTTTGGAACAGATACTATAGTATTAGACGCTAATCTTACTAACCCGAACTTAGGCTTCCACTTAGGCATTCCTCTCTACCCGAAAACGCTTCACGACGTCTTGAAAGGAGACGCACATATCACCGAAGCAATGTACATCCACAACTCGGGTCTGAGAGTTGTACCGGCCGGACTATCGATCGATGATCTTATCGACACTTCTCCGGACAACTTAAGCGATGTACTCTTGGATGCGGTCGGCGAACCGGATTTCGTGCTGGTTGACTCGGCGGCAGGACTAGGAAACGAATCCATCAGCGCAATCGAGGCAAGCGACGAAGTTCTAATTGTCACAAATCCTAATCTTCCGGCTGTAACTGACGCACTGAAAACAGTCAACATTGCCGAAGAAGCAGGTACAGACGTACTTGGAGTCGTACTGAACCGTAAAACGAACCATGATTCGGAGCTAGAATCCAGCGAGGTCGAGTCAATGATCGGCCATCCGGTTATAATGGATGTTCCGGAGCATGAGAAAGTTCAGGAAGCGTTAGCTGTTAAGAAGCCGGTTGTACACCACGCTCCTGATCACCATGTATCTGAGCGTTTCAAAGGAGTGGCCGCGGAGGTCGCTGGAATCGATTACGAGCCTGATCTAAGTAAGAAAGGTTTCCTCTCAAAGCTACTCGGCAATCTCAGATAA
- the minD gene encoding cell division ATPase MinD has protein sequence MTRVISVVSGKGGVGKTTLTSNLGVSLAKQGHDVLLIDGNFTGANMAQHFGLGFQDVSLNDVLSGEAYITQAVAKHPAGVSILPASILEFSANGESLKHTLVEFLGDKDFVLIDAGAGTNDEVEHAIEASDEVLLVSEPELPSLTNCLGAKKLAEQLERDVLGLVLNSVRKEKSEVDKADIKNLIETDIIGRVPDHRHVREGIALREPVVSYKPKSEVSNAIKDVSHRIQGNEPPKRTLKDKLASKIEGVSPF, from the coding sequence ATGACACGCGTCATATCGGTTGTATCCGGAAAAGGAGGAGTAGGCAAGACAACGTTAACATCGAACCTAGGTGTATCTCTGGCTAAACAGGGCCACGACGTCTTACTAATCGATGGAAACTTCACTGGCGCGAACATGGCCCAGCACTTCGGACTTGGATTCCAAGACGTCTCGTTAAACGACGTTCTCAGCGGCGAAGCATACATAACACAGGCTGTGGCCAAACACCCGGCAGGAGTATCGATTCTGCCGGCATCAATACTTGAATTCTCCGCGAACGGAGAGTCGTTAAAACATACTTTAGTCGAATTCTTAGGCGATAAGGACTTTGTGCTTATCGATGCCGGAGCCGGTACAAACGATGAGGTCGAACACGCAATCGAGGCAAGCGATGAGGTGTTGCTCGTATCCGAACCTGAGCTACCTTCGCTTACAAACTGTCTTGGCGCAAAGAAACTGGCCGAGCAGCTCGAAAGAGACGTACTAGGTCTTGTACTTAACTCGGTGCGGAAGGAAAAATCCGAGGTAGATAAAGCCGACATCAAGAACCTGATAGAAACCGATATCATCGGCAGAGTTCCGGACCACAGGCACGTAAGAGAGGGAATCGCTCTGCGCGAACCCGTTGTGTCTTACAAGCCTAAATCAGAGGTTTCAAACGCTATCAAAGACGTTTCCCACAGGATTCAGGGCAACGAACCTCCGAAAAGAACGTTGAAAGACAAGCTGGCCTCGAAGATCGAAGGAGTCTCCCCCTTCTAG
- a CDS encoding HIT family protein: MTDLKPYEYYLWSPKREEYEANEIPDDINCIFCSQAEDDERISKLEIYEDDFLMVELNIFPYNTGHLMVVPKRHLNSLTELEDEERDRLFSMVAKVEELQREVVDPAGIDVGLNIGEAAGESIQHLHVQLVPIYGHDRGFMETSLDTKVMKKSLPDMQEEYKDNVEILEGYWE, from the coding sequence ATGACAGACCTGAAGCCGTACGAATACTACCTCTGGAGTCCTAAACGAGAAGAGTACGAAGCAAACGAAATACCTGACGATATTAACTGTATTTTCTGTAGCCAGGCAGAAGACGATGAACGCATAAGCAAACTGGAGATATACGAAGACGACTTTCTGATGGTCGAGTTAAACATCTTCCCTTACAACACCGGCCACCTCATGGTTGTGCCGAAAAGACATCTCAACTCTCTTACGGAGCTTGAAGACGAGGAACGCGACCGACTTTTCTCGATGGTGGCGAAGGTCGAAGAGCTACAGAGAGAGGTTGTCGATCCAGCAGGCATCGATGTAGGATTAAACATTGGAGAGGCAGCAGGAGAGTCCATCCAGCACCTTCACGTCCAGCTAGTTCCGATCTACGGACACGACAGAGGATTCATGGAGACTTCGCTAGATACAAAGGTCATGAAAAAGTCCTTGCCGGACATGCAAGAAGAGTACAAAGACAACGTAGAGATCCTGGAAGGATACTGGGAATGA
- a CDS encoding phosphomannomutase/phosphoglucomutase produces the protein MTSFFHAYDLRGTYPDQIDEEVAEKVGKAYGTYVDGKVLVGRDGRTHGEKITEAFIEGVKSTGTDVVNAGAVPSPVIYYGSVELDVASSAVVTASHNPSEYTGFKFTKENALAMSREGGMKQIQEIYESESFDKGDGSEKTVDLEKDYIEFVAEKTKLETDLEVAVNYGNGITAGIGGKMLEAIGCKVTEVNSEIDGDFPNHLPAPGEKEAQKQLKEAMSDEELGIIFDGDGDRAGFIYEGDYITEDEVLALFSENILEKGKGKVVHDLRASKLVKERITESGGEPLETRVGHTFISEEIHEDPEIVFAGELSGHYYFPALDAPWDDGLLAAALMCRMVSEDELEKLGAYPDYPVSPELRIDCPERSKQKVVSSITESYTGYETSTVDGVKIYFESGWALVRPSNTEPKMSVRCEADTEQDLENILSEVRENVEESIEEFS, from the coding sequence ATGACCTCTTTCTTCCATGCCTACGATCTCAGAGGAACCTATCCTGATCAGATAGACGAAGAAGTCGCTGAAAAAGTCGGGAAAGCCTACGGAACCTACGTAGATGGAAAAGTCTTAGTCGGCAGGGACGGTCGCACGCATGGAGAAAAGATCACAGAAGCATTTATCGAGGGAGTAAAATCGACTGGAACTGATGTAGTGAATGCTGGAGCAGTTCCCTCTCCTGTAATATACTATGGGTCCGTTGAACTTGATGTAGCCTCGTCTGCGGTTGTAACGGCCTCTCACAACCCTTCAGAGTACACTGGTTTCAAGTTCACGAAGGAAAACGCTTTAGCGATGAGCAGAGAAGGCGGAATGAAACAGATTCAGGAGATATACGAGTCAGAAAGCTTCGATAAAGGAGATGGCTCGGAGAAAACCGTCGATCTTGAAAAAGATTATATTGAGTTCGTTGCCGAGAAAACCAAACTGGAAACTGATCTAGAAGTCGCTGTAAACTACGGTAACGGCATAACAGCCGGTATTGGAGGTAAGATGCTTGAGGCAATTGGCTGTAAAGTAACTGAGGTCAACTCCGAGATAGACGGGGACTTTCCGAACCATCTGCCGGCACCAGGGGAAAAGGAGGCTCAAAAACAGCTCAAAGAAGCGATGAGCGACGAGGAACTCGGTATAATATTTGATGGAGACGGAGACCGAGCAGGTTTCATCTACGAAGGTGATTACATAACAGAAGATGAGGTCTTGGCACTTTTCTCGGAAAACATACTTGAAAAAGGAAAAGGCAAGGTGGTACATGATCTCAGAGCCTCCAAGCTCGTTAAAGAACGTATAACGGAGTCAGGAGGAGAGCCTCTTGAGACACGTGTTGGCCATACCTTTATCTCCGAGGAAATCCATGAAGACCCGGAAATTGTTTTCGCAGGCGAGTTATCGGGTCATTACTACTTCCCGGCGCTCGATGCGCCATGGGACGACGGTCTTTTAGCCGCAGCCCTGATGTGTCGTATGGTATCGGAAGATGAACTTGAGAAACTCGGTGCGTACCCGGATTACCCGGTGTCTCCAGAGTTACGTATTGACTGTCCGGAGAGATCCAAGCAGAAAGTTGTATCCTCGATCACAGAGAGTTATACTGGTTATGAGACTTCAACGGTCGACGGTGTTAAGATATACTTCGAGTCCGGCTGGGCGCTTGTCCGGCCGTCCAACACCGAGCCAAAGATGTCGGTTCGCTGTGAAGCCGATACCGAACAAGACTTAGAGAACATACTTTCCGAAGTAAGAGAGAACGTGGAGGAAAGTATCGAAGAGTTCAGCTGA
- a CDS encoding ADP-dependent glucokinase/phosphofructokinase, protein MKQLWLEKYREAQERRREPRDVLVGFNANLDRIVEGESFDVESVEARHHDRVETIEEFREQIRYSAEKRVNEEVDLDFNPGLEKGDVRIGGQAGIVSNFLSEHGHGVIFYTPLLSETLAQRLNEKVLYPVMDGDFVLKNIRDASTTDRTKENVIVEFGGEKTSRTIFSQKLRGFGPYFRKGVEDNMEQLENGFERAIVSGFHDADGNIEAKLKKSAQQLSKISEPIHLEFVHREKTDKLVIEHILEHVDSIGVDENELKEISKHLGLEINELSFEDSFEAGKKLIQRFDLSRVAIHTYSYHLTVTDSDYEVEPEKVLDGMLFGELCAISMADSGGLSYSGFEDLGFDDLHLHKLDSIESFADSLDLDGFVSTGIAELEEFNVFAIPTLIHEDPERLVGMGDVISAGSFIGEIS, encoded by the coding sequence GTGAAACAGCTTTGGCTTGAAAAATACCGGGAGGCGCAGGAAAGACGCCGGGAGCCGAGAGATGTTTTGGTCGGTTTTAACGCGAACCTTGATCGTATAGTTGAGGGAGAAAGCTTTGACGTTGAGTCCGTAGAAGCAAGGCATCACGACCGCGTTGAGACCATCGAGGAGTTCCGCGAGCAGATACGTTACAGTGCTGAAAAACGAGTTAACGAAGAAGTCGATCTGGATTTCAATCCCGGCCTTGAGAAAGGAGATGTTCGTATAGGCGGCCAGGCAGGCATAGTATCGAACTTTCTCTCGGAACACGGCCACGGAGTGATTTTCTACACACCTCTGCTCTCAGAGACTCTTGCCCAGAGGCTTAACGAGAAGGTCCTTTACCCGGTTATGGACGGAGATTTCGTGCTGAAAAATATTAGAGATGCCTCGACGACAGATAGGACGAAGGAGAATGTAATTGTAGAGTTTGGCGGGGAAAAGACTTCTCGCACGATTTTCTCACAGAAGCTGAGAGGTTTCGGACCTTACTTCAGGAAAGGGGTCGAAGACAACATGGAACAGCTGGAAAACGGTTTCGAGAGAGCTATCGTCTCAGGTTTCCACGATGCCGACGGCAATATCGAAGCCAAACTGAAAAAGTCAGCTCAGCAGCTCTCGAAGATCAGCGAACCAATCCACCTAGAGTTCGTTCACCGGGAGAAAACCGACAAGCTGGTGATCGAACACATTTTAGAACATGTAGACAGCATCGGCGTCGATGAAAACGAGTTAAAGGAAATCTCCAAACATTTAGGATTAGAAATCAATGAGCTATCCTTTGAAGACAGTTTCGAGGCAGGTAAAAAGCTGATTCAGCGTTTCGATCTCTCACGTGTAGCCATACACACCTACAGCTACCACTTGACTGTAACCGACTCTGATTACGAGGTTGAACCGGAGAAAGTTCTGGACGGAATGCTTTTCGGAGAGCTGTGTGCTATCTCAATGGCTGACTCCGGAGGGCTTTCATACAGCGGATTCGAGGACCTCGGGTTCGATGACCTACATCTCCATAAACTGGACAGTATAGAGAGCTTCGCTGACAGCCTGGATTTAGACGGTTTCGTATCCACAGGAATAGCAGAGCTTGAAGAGTTCAACGTTTTCGCCATACCGACCCTGATCCATGAAGACCCGGAAAGACTTGTGGGAATGGGCGATGTTATCTCGGCCGGCTCTTTCATCGGAGAGATCAGCTGA
- the tpiA gene encoding triose-phosphate isomerase, with protein sequence MIVVNFKTYSESTGEKADSLAEKCSKARKESGENVIIAPQSPDLLRAKDKEIEVFGQHLDPVNPGSHTGHSLAKALKAAGASGTLINHSERRLKPEKIRKTIEKANEAGLTSIVCAQSPEECEKFSEFDPDYVAFEPPELIGGDVSVSEAKPELIEEAVERSKVDLLTGAGVKTSQDVEKSMELGCKGVLVASGVVKSEDSYSAVMELCEGL encoded by the coding sequence ATGATAGTAGTCAACTTCAAGACATACAGCGAAAGCACCGGAGAGAAAGCCGACAGTCTAGCGGAAAAATGTAGTAAAGCCCGCAAAGAATCCGGAGAAAACGTTATAATCGCACCACAAAGCCCTGATCTACTGAGAGCGAAAGATAAAGAAATAGAGGTATTTGGACAGCACCTAGATCCTGTAAACCCCGGTAGCCATACAGGACACAGTCTGGCAAAGGCTTTGAAAGCTGCCGGAGCAAGCGGGACGCTTATAAACCACTCAGAGCGAAGACTTAAACCAGAAAAGATTAGAAAAACTATTGAGAAAGCAAATGAAGCTGGTTTAACCAGTATAGTGTGTGCGCAGTCCCCTGAAGAATGCGAGAAGTTCAGCGAGTTCGATCCTGACTACGTTGCTTTCGAGCCACCAGAGCTGATCGGCGGAGACGTCTCCGTCTCTGAAGCAAAACCAGAATTAATAGAGGAAGCCGTGGAACGATCAAAAGTTGATTTACTGACCGGGGCCGGTGTGAAAACCAGTCAGGACGTTGAAAAGAGCATGGAGCTAGGATGTAAAGGAGTTTTAGTCGCTTCAGGTGTTGTAAAATCCGAGGACAGTTATTCGGCAGTAATGGAGCTGTGTGAAGGACTGTGA
- a CDS encoding amylo-alpha-1,6-glucosidase, producing the protein MKFFDPGSGLENLSGTISDLDCFIHRSLDTGFKTKWSGFWVPPYKYLDYYALKVNGSWLNSENLIETGYGQNLIYRYRTSSLKITERIEFLDDAVGFRCQIKVENMTDDPKAVRTSLEAGIDIREKSKDIGSDEYSLKNEENVEVSKNGRKLVLTGGKLEGKAYIKDHYPGESQRCFVPGEFVKNTEVEPRETESFSFEIKTGGESHGSLEKTGINYNGPMKDLYQESVRSIENLIYERNGKGIIAGHPWFQSYWARDTFWTVLGLIDAGRYDLSRQILENFAEKNLPGKISLDSGSEEFPREDTYPLFVIAAEKLREADEASELIENRCNAAMEMLKLENGIVVHDEEGTWMDTLKRSPAVDIQSLWLEAARLRDDSRAKDLEKGLEKFLDEKMVKDSLEDGSPQAVNFAVPLMFGHIDAERAGKYLSRLNGEFTSKYGARTRSMADPGYESGGYHTGSVWGLTTCWAAAANARYGNERQALNYLERFSQFLDRDQPGALPEVVDAESGDLLGCPEQAWSAGMTVHVLKSFIDSDIGDTS; encoded by the coding sequence ATGAAGTTCTTTGATCCAGGATCGGGTCTCGAGAATCTCTCAGGAACGATCTCGGATCTCGACTGTTTTATCCACAGAAGCCTTGATACAGGCTTCAAGACTAAATGGAGCGGTTTCTGGGTTCCACCGTACAAGTACCTAGATTACTACGCGTTGAAAGTTAACGGCAGCTGGCTGAACTCAGAAAACCTGATCGAGACCGGTTACGGCCAGAACCTGATTTACCGTTACAGAACCAGCAGCCTGAAGATAACTGAGAGAATAGAATTCTTAGACGATGCCGTAGGCTTTCGATGCCAGATTAAAGTTGAAAACATGACAGACGACCCCAAAGCAGTTCGAACCAGCTTAGAGGCAGGCATAGACATCCGAGAGAAATCAAAAGACATCGGATCAGACGAATACAGTTTAAAAAATGAAGAAAACGTCGAAGTTTCAAAAAACGGACGTAAACTCGTTCTAACAGGCGGAAAACTCGAAGGCAAAGCCTATATCAAAGACCACTATCCCGGGGAAAGTCAGCGATGTTTTGTTCCCGGAGAGTTCGTAAAAAACACAGAAGTAGAGCCAAGAGAAACGGAAAGCTTCAGCTTCGAGATAAAAACAGGCGGCGAAAGCCATGGAAGCTTAGAAAAGACTGGTATTAACTATAACGGGCCTATGAAAGACTTGTACCAGGAAAGCGTACGCAGTATAGAAAATCTGATATACGAAAGAAATGGAAAAGGTATAATCGCAGGACACCCCTGGTTCCAGAGTTACTGGGCTAGAGATACGTTTTGGACAGTTCTGGGCTTGATTGATGCCGGCAGATACGATCTTTCAAGACAGATACTCGAGAACTTTGCTGAAAAAAACCTCCCTGGGAAAATATCTCTGGATAGCGGCAGCGAAGAGTTTCCAAGAGAGGATACTTACCCCCTATTTGTTATAGCTGCCGAGAAACTCCGGGAAGCCGATGAAGCATCGGAGCTAATTGAAAACCGTTGTAATGCTGCGATGGAGATGCTTAAACTGGAAAACGGAATTGTAGTACATGATGAGGAAGGTACCTGGATGGATACGCTTAAAAGATCTCCTGCCGTCGACATACAGTCTTTATGGCTTGAAGCCGCTCGTTTGAGAGACGATAGCAGAGCCAAGGATCTGGAAAAAGGTCTAGAAAAGTTCTTAGATGAAAAAATGGTAAAGGACAGTCTTGAAGACGGCTCTCCGCAGGCTGTTAACTTCGCAGTTCCGTTGATGTTCGGTCATATAGACGCTGAACGAGCAGGAAAATATCTTTCAAGACTTAACGGCGAATTCACATCGAAGTACGGCGCCCGGACTAGAAGCATGGCCGATCCTGGTTACGAGTCCGGAGGATACCATACCGGCTCGGTCTGGGGTCTGACAACTTGCTGGGCTGCTGCGGCAAACGCAAGGTACGGGAACGAACGCCAGGCCTTAAACTACCTGGAAAGATTCTCACAGTTCTTAGATAGAGATCAGCCCGGCGCATTACCCGAAGTTGTGGACGCAGAGTCAGGAGATCTGCTTGGCTGCCCGGAACAGGCTTGGAGCGCCGGCATGACAGTACATGTTCTAAAATCATTCATAGACTCCGATATTGGAGATACTTCTTAA
- a CDS encoding glycogen/starch synthase — protein sequence MAPKNCIEVSFEVANKVGGIYQVLKSKSSTMQKFYGDNYWTIGIYNEENARDDFTPGKPPEEVKRIIEKFESNGIDVKYGSWRVPGNPNCLLLDISDVMDRADDLKSELWEEHGIDSMNVGNDFDEPLVWSNAVGKLVNELEDVLEGETVVQMHEWLSAPAMFEFDSPSVFTTHATVLGRALSNSDFHLQEAVKRGEVDDSLAEEYGVKAKHQIEKEAARGSDVFTTVSKVTAEEAQAVLNREPDVVLSNGFNVEEFPSLEELSFQHTNKKERMKEFLRAYFEPYYDVDLEKDPRVMYISGRYEFHNKGLDVFIDALAEMNEMDGDDVFAFIFVPSDVSGPKDEVLENIALYQELEDYIDSVMPEMRTQLLNSLTSYEDPGEKLNELIEETSRDVESLQHNFHARDTENAPLCAYDLNYFEDEIIDRLQSSGLTNSEDDRVKVVFYPTYLSRGDRLLSMDYQDAIKASSAGIFPSYYEPWGYTPVETAANGALSVTTDMAGFGQFLLENTDESERKGIRVLERKGVSDSEAASNLAEMLQDIVTYSKTEITERKHNARRMAQLTSWDKLGENYRKAHEKAIK from the coding sequence GTGGCTCCAAAAAACTGTATCGAAGTATCGTTCGAAGTGGCAAACAAGGTAGGAGGGATCTACCAGGTGTTGAAATCAAAATCCAGTACAATGCAGAAGTTCTACGGCGATAACTACTGGACTATAGGTATATACAACGAAGAAAACGCTAGAGACGACTTTACTCCAGGTAAGCCGCCGGAAGAAGTCAAAAGAATAATTGAAAAGTTTGAATCGAACGGTATAGATGTAAAATACGGGAGCTGGAGAGTCCCTGGCAATCCAAACTGCTTGCTACTCGATATATCCGATGTAATGGATAGAGCCGACGACCTGAAATCAGAACTCTGGGAGGAACACGGAATCGACTCTATGAATGTCGGCAACGACTTCGATGAGCCGCTTGTCTGGTCGAATGCCGTTGGAAAGCTGGTAAACGAGCTTGAAGATGTTCTCGAAGGCGAAACTGTTGTACAGATGCATGAATGGCTTTCGGCGCCAGCAATGTTCGAGTTTGACTCTCCGTCGGTCTTTACGACCCACGCAACGGTTCTAGGCCGCGCGCTGTCGAACTCGGATTTCCATCTACAGGAAGCGGTAAAACGCGGAGAGGTAGATGATTCGCTGGCCGAAGAGTACGGAGTCAAGGCCAAACACCAGATAGAAAAGGAAGCTGCCCGGGGTTCTGATGTCTTTACAACAGTAAGTAAGGTAACAGCAGAAGAAGCACAGGCCGTACTGAACAGAGAGCCTGACGTGGTGCTATCAAACGGTTTCAACGTCGAGGAGTTCCCTTCACTTGAGGAACTTTCCTTCCAGCACACCAACAAAAAAGAGAGGATGAAAGAGTTCCTCAGAGCATACTTCGAACCATACTACGATGTGGATCTGGAGAAAGATCCGCGTGTAATGTATATCTCAGGGCGTTACGAGTTCCACAATAAAGGACTGGATGTATTCATAGACGCTTTAGCCGAGATGAATGAGATGGATGGCGATGACGTATTCGCATTTATATTTGTTCCAAGCGATGTTAGCGGCCCGAAAGACGAGGTACTGGAAAATATCGCGCTCTATCAGGAACTTGAGGATTATATCGATTCGGTTATGCCTGAGATGCGAACACAGCTTCTGAACTCTCTTACATCTTACGAAGACCCTGGTGAGAAGCTAAATGAGCTTATAGAAGAGACTTCAAGAGATGTCGAGTCCTTACAGCACAATTTCCACGCAAGAGATACGGAAAACGCACCATTGTGTGCGTATGATCTGAATTACTTTGAAGATGAGATAATTGATAGGCTCCAGAGTTCTGGGCTTACAAACAGCGAGGACGACCGTGTAAAGGTTGTTTTCTACCCGACCTATCTTTCAAGAGGAGATAGACTGCTTTCAATGGACTATCAGGATGCGATCAAAGCCTCAAGCGCCGGAATCTTCCCAAGCTACTACGAGCCATGGGGATACACTCCTGTAGAAACAGCAGCGAACGGAGCGCTCTCAGTAACTACTGACATGGCAGGATTCGGCCAGTTCCTACTGGAGAACACTGACGAGTCCGAGCGCAAAGGAATCAGAGTGCTTGAGAGGAAAGGCGTTAGTGACAGCGAGGCGGCTTCGAACCTCGCGGAGATGTTACAGGATATAGTTACTTACTCGAAAACTGAGATCACGGAAAGAAAGCACAATGCTCGCCGTATGGCGCAGCTAACTTCCTGGGATAAGCTAGGAGAGAACTACAGAAAAGCACATGAGAAAGCGATAAAATGA
- a CDS encoding glycosyltransferase family 4 protein: protein MNVAILSQKLSDGEDISEYTKSIAMFLNGKGHEVSIVAFEDGSEYSLPEEIDVERVPLHFEADNLYNWAMMLNNEIKAGVNNLLDGKDVDIIHANDWATVPGGITLSNYLEIPLVVTVHSTENQRGFGGENSEMISEMEWKAGFEADKVLATNNDTRNSLLFDLDVPEEKIEVIDPFDEGWQHELVGQYSQLVEEKA, encoded by the coding sequence ATGAATGTCGCAATACTTTCCCAAAAACTAAGTGATGGAGAGGACATCTCCGAGTACACGAAGTCTATCGCGATGTTTCTTAACGGAAAAGGTCATGAGGTTTCGATAGTCGCATTTGAGGACGGATCGGAGTATTCTTTACCGGAGGAAATCGATGTTGAGCGCGTCCCATTACATTTCGAAGCTGATAATCTTTACAACTGGGCGATGATGCTTAACAACGAGATAAAAGCAGGTGTTAACAACTTGCTGGATGGGAAAGACGTAGATATTATTCATGCCAACGACTGGGCGACTGTTCCTGGAGGTATAACGCTTTCAAACTATCTTGAGATTCCTCTTGTGGTGACTGTTCATTCGACCGAAAATCAGCGCGGTTTTGGTGGAGAAAACTCCGAGATGATATCGGAGATGGAATGGAAGGCAGGGTTCGAAGCAGACAAGGTTCTGGCGACCAATAATGATACTAGAAACTCTCTTCTCTTTGATTTGGATGTTCCGGAAGAGAAAATAGAGGTTATAGATCCGTTCGACGAGGGCTGGCAACACGAGCTTGTTGGGCAGTACAGCCAGCTCGTGGAGGAAAAAGCATGA
- a CDS encoding glycosyltransferase family 4 protein, whose protein sequence is MKPLFITWEYPPIKAGGIAAHCEDLATTLADQGHEPVVISYGPQEGVEHRDGVEIHRVNSTDRANDTLSWAMRLGHEIEQKAIELSKGKQFDLVHAHDWMAVPGATGIKKTLQIPMVFTIHSTQKGRDGIDSKYQSTIHNLEWYGTYEAEEVITVGKDFCEEVKHVFDVPEEKVNYIPNGVDLEKFDSHSHDLNYNDYALDWENIVLFVGRMYPQKGPGHLIEAMPEILDRNPEAKFVMCGSGATEHYKGLAKQQVGQKVHFPGYVAEEELLSLMKNAKMTVAPSVYEPFGIVPLEAAACRTATVGSYVGGMKDTIVHEYTGLHTYPEDSNSIAHQVSRALNDPGWSDWMGDKARERVEDNFRWEQISAWTTGIYQSASS, encoded by the coding sequence ATGAAACCGCTTTTCATAACCTGGGAGTATCCGCCGATCAAGGCCGGAGGGATCGCAGCACACTGTGAAGATCTTGCGACAACCCTTGCCGATCAAGGCCATGAACCGGTTGTAATCAGCTACGGCCCACAGGAAGGGGTCGAACACCGCGATGGCGTGGAGATACACCGGGTCAACTCCACTGACAGAGCTAACGACACTCTCTCATGGGCGATGAGACTAGGACATGAAATCGAGCAGAAAGCCATCGAGCTATCTAAGGGAAAGCAGTTTGACCTGGTACATGCTCATGACTGGATGGCTGTGCCAGGAGCCACCGGCATCAAAAAGACTTTACAGATTCCGATGGTGTTCACGATCCACTCAACTCAGAAGGGAAGAGACGGGATCGACAGCAAGTACCAGTCAACAATCCATAACCTAGAATGGTACGGAACCTATGAGGCCGAAGAGGTCATTACGGTCGGAAAGGATTTCTGCGAGGAGGTAAAACACGTATTCGACGTTCCCGAAGAGAAGGTAAACTACATTCCAAACGGAGTTGACCTTGAAAAATTCGATTCTCACTCGCATGATCTGAATTACAACGACTATGCCTTAGACTGGGAGAATATCGTGCTTTTTGTCGGACGGATGTATCCACAGAAAGGTCCAGGGCATTTAATCGAGGCTATGCCGGAGATACTGGACAGGAATCCGGAGGCAAAGTTCGTTATGTGTGGAAGCGGAGCCACCGAACACTACAAAGGACTTGCCAAACAGCAGGTCGGTCAGAAAGTTCATTTTCCGGGATATGTCGCAGAGGAAGAGCTGCTCTCGCTTATGAAAAATGCTAAGATGACTGTCGCACCGAGCGTGTACGAACCGTTCGGTATCGTCCCGCTTGAGGCCGCAGCGTGTCGGACAGCAACTGTCGGAAGCTACGTCGGCGGGATGAAAGACACTATCGTCCATGAGTACACCGGTCTCCATACCTACCCGGAGGATTCTAACTCGATCGCCCACCAGGTATCGAGAGCGTTGAACGATCCTGGCTGGAGCGACTGGATGGGCGATAAAGCCCGTGAAAGGGTTGAGGATAACTTCCGATGGGAACAGATAAGCGCCTGGACTACCGGTATCTACCAGAGTGCTTCAAGCTAA